TCCTGCCAAGCGTCCGAACCTCGTCAACAACTCTTGGGGCGGCCCCGGCGGCGACGAGTGGTACCGCGACTACGTGACCTCATGGATCGCGGCCGGGATGTTCCCCGTGTTCTCCAACGGCAATGAGGGATCGGCCTGCGAGACGACCGGCTCGCCCGGCGACTACGTCGAGTCGTACTCGGTCGGCAACTACGACATCGACGGCAACATCAGCAGCACCTCCAGCCGTGGAGCGGCGCCGGACGGCGAGACCAAACCGAACATCTCGGCACCGGGCACGAACGTACGCTCGAGCGTGCCGGGCGACGTGTACGACTCCTACTCCGGCACGTCGATGGCCGCCCCGCACCTGTCGGGTTCGGTGGCACTGCTCTGGTCTGCCGCCCCGGCGCTCGTCGGCGACATTGACGCCACGCGCGCGTTGCTCGACGACACCGCCCGAGACAAGGCCGACGACCAATGTGGCGGCACCGAGGACGACAACAACGTCTACGGTGAAGGCCAGCTCGACGCGCTCGCACTCATCGACCAGGCTCCCGTCGGTGAGGCGGGCACCCTGACCGGCACGGTGACCGATGGGGCCTCCGGCGATCCGCTCGCGGACGCCACCGTCTCGGCGTCCGACGACTCGTCGACCCGTACGGTCACCACCGACGACGACGGCACCTACTCGATCCGGCTGAGCGAGGGTACGTACAACGTCTCCGCCTCGCTGTTCGGGTACGGCACGAGCGAGCTGTCCGATGTCGCGATCGTCGGCGGCGAGACCACGACCACCGACATCGCCCTCGATCCGGCCGAGTCCGCCTCGCTCTCGGGAACCGTTCGAGACGACTCGGGCCACGGGTGGCCGTTGTACGCGAAACTCAGCGTCAAGGACACCCCGGTGACGGCGTACAGCAACCCGGAGACGGGTCGCTACGACCTCGACCTGCCGAAGGGCGGAACGTACACGGTCGAAGTAGACCCGGTGCTCGATGGATATCCCAACCTGACAGAAGAGCTGACGATCGGCGACGACACTGCACACCAGTTCGCGATGAAGGTCGACCCCGCGTGCACCGCTCCCGGCTACGAGCCAGCGTACGACGGTCTACACGAGACCTTCGACGACCCTGCCGGTCCCGATGGTTGGACGGTGACCTCCGCCGTCGAGGACGGCGCGACGTGGGCATTCGACGACCCGGGCGGCCGCGGCAACCTCACCGGCGGGGAGGACGGCTTCGCCATCGTCGACAGCGATCTCGCCGGATCGGGCACGAGCCAAGACACCACGCTCACCTCGCCGGCCATCGACCTCAGCGGTCACGAGAATCCCGTCCTGAGCTTCGCCACCGACTTCTACCAACTCGGTGACGACAACGTTGCCGACGTCGAGGTCTCCGTCGACGGTGGGCAGACCTGGTCCAACGTCTGGTCGAAGGCCGAGCCCGTACGCGGGCCCGACACCGAGTTGGTCGAGCTGCCCGACGCTGCCGGCAAGTCGGCCGTCCAGGTCCGCTTCCACTACGTCGGATCCTACGACTGGTGGTGGCAGGTCGACGACGTACTCGTCGGCACTGCGCGCTGCGAGCCGGTACGCGGCGGACTGGTGCTCGGCAATGTGACGAACACCTTCGACGGTAAGCCCGTCAACGATGCGACCGTGACCAGCGACGACGCGCCCACCGACACGGCGACGACGGTCGCGACGCCGGACGACGACCAGGTCGCCGACGGCTTCTACTACCTGTTCTCGTCGGTGACGGGGTCCCATCCGTTCACCGCGACATCCGGGGAGTACGCGCCGTCCACCTCCACGGTCAAGGTGCAGCCGGACTACACACGTCGTGCGGACTTCGCGCTCGGTGCCGGACACCTGAGCGTGACTCCGAAGCAGCTGAAGGGTTCGGCGAGGCTCGGCACCTCGGTCAAGCGCAAGCTGAAGCTCACCAACGACGGCGACCAGCCCGTGAAGTACGAGCTGACCGAACGCGACAACGGCTTCGAGATCCTCGGCGTCGACGGCGATCGCGACACCAAGCGCGAGATCGCGGTCATGCGCGGTGCGCCGTTACGACGAGTACCCGCCGACGTGTCGAAGCTGGCGAACGGGGCGAGCAAGCGTACGGGCACCGCCGCCGGAGTCCATGACGAGCCGTGGCTCGATCTGCCCAACCTGCCCACCACCCTGATGGACAACGTCGCCGGATACCAGGACGGCAAGGTATATACGTTCGGTGGCACCCCGGATGGCACGGGAGCAGTTGCCGACTCCTACGTCTACGACCCGACGGCGAAGTCCTGGGATTCGATCGCACCGATGCCGCAGGCGCGGCAGATGCCCGCGTCGGCGTTCATCGGCGGGAACTACGTCGTGACAGGCGGTTGGGGCGAGGGAGGCGACCCGGTCGCCGACACCGCGATCTACGATCCTTCGACCGACAGTTGGTCGCAGGGCGCGCCGAACCCGGATCCCTGGGCGGCCTCGGGCACAGCGGTGCTCGACGGTGTGCTGTACGCCGTCGGCGGCTGTGCTGACACATGTGGCTCGAGCACCGTGATGGCCTACGATGCTGCGGCCGACAGCTGGACGCAGCTGCCCGACTATCCCGAGTCGACAGCATGGATCGCCTGCGGAGGCGTCGCGGGCAAGGTGATCTGTGCCGGGGGCACCAGCTCCAGCTCGGAGTCGACCTCGACCTACGCATACTCACCCTCGACGAAGGAGTGGACGCGTCAGGCCGACCTTCCCGCGGATATGTGGGCGAGCTCGTACGCGGCGGTCGGCGGCCAGCTGATCGTCAGCGGCGGAGCCGTGCAGGGGTCTTCGGCCATCACGAACGAGTCGTACGCGTACCAGCCCGACACCGACGAGTGGGTGACGATGCCGCGGTCCAACAATGCGTTGTATCGCGGCGCCGGCACCTGCGGGTTCTTCAAGATCGGCGGTTCGCTCGGCAACTTCGACTCGACCGACCTCGCCGAGGAGCTGCCGGGCTACACCGACTGCGGCAAACCTGCAGACGTCGGTTGGCTCAAGGAGAAGCCGCGTCAGGGCACGGTAGCTGCCGGTGAATCGGTGACCGTGACGGTCACCCTCGATGCCGACCAGGTAACCCAGCCCGGTACGTACCGGGCGAACCTCGGCATCGTCGAGAACACGCCGTTCACGGTTGCACCCGCCAAGGTGCGGCTGACGGCGACGCCTCCACCATCGTGGGGCAAGCTGCTCGGGGTCGTACGTACCAAGCCCTGCGAAGGAAAGGGCGGGCCGCTCGTGGGAGCGACCGTCGACATCAGCCGCGGACAGCGGTCGTGGACCTTCACCACCGGCGACGACGGCAAGTACGCGCTGTGGCTGAAGGCACCGAAGAAGGCGCTGGAGGTCATCGCCGCGAAGGACGGGTTCCGTCCGAAGCACCGAAGTGTGCGGGTGCGAGCCGGTAAGCGAACCACGGCGAACTTCCGCCTACCGCAACGGGGGTGCTGAGCGTCCACAAAGGACGGTGCGGCCGTCGCAGCCCGAAGGCTGCGGCAGCCGCACCGTTTGCGGTTCAGTCGTTATCGCCTCACTCTGATCGTCGTGGTCTTCGTTGCGCCCTTCGTCGAGGACGAACCCTGGTAGACCAGCTTGATCTTGTGCTTGCCCTGGCCGAGTCGCTTCAGCTTGATCTTCGCCGACCCGTTCGCCTTGAGCTTGGCGCCGCCTACCTTGCGCTTGCCGTCCCGGGCAACGACCTTGCCCTTCGCGGCGACACCGCCTCCTGAGGTCACTCGCAGCGACACAGTCGCCCGGGTGTTCGGCGTTATCCGATTGGGGGTGACCTTCACCTTGGTGATCTTGGCCTTCGCCTTCGTGACTCGCACCGTGACCTTGCCGGTAGCGGTGCCGCCATGGTTGTCGTCGACGGTGTACTCGAACGACGTCTTGCCGGTGAAGTTGCGTTTCGGCATGAAGCGGACCGCTGACCCGTCACCGAGCGGCGTCACGGTGTTGCCGTGCCGCTTGCCGTAGGTGTACGCCAGTGCGTCCCCGTCCGGGTCATTCGCCTTGAGCTTGATCACCTTCGACGTATTCGCCTTCGTCTTCGCCTTGACGTTCTTCGCCGTCGCCGCTCGGTTCGAGAAGTTCATCTCGACCGTCGAGTTCAGCGGAGTGTCGGCCGACGAGCCTCCGACGCTGACGGTGAAATCACCATCGGGCAGTGCCCACTCGCCGTCGGCCCACTTGGTCAGGTCGTCGGCGTCGTCGGGTACGAAGTAGGAGAACGGATGGTTCGAGCTGGACGGATCGAGCGTCACGCTCACGCGTTTACTCTCCCCCGGATCGAGCGCCGTCTTCTCGAAGCCCACCAACCGCTTCGAGGGCTCGTGCGCCGACTTCGGCAGGGTGAGATAGACCTGGGAGGCCTCCTTACCCGCCATGTCGCCGGTGTTCGTCACGGTGTACCGAACCCGTAGCGCCGGATGCGAGTTCGCACCCTTGACGGTGCTCGCGGACAGATCCGAGTATTCGTACGTCGTGTACGACAATCCGAATCCGAACGGGAACAGCGGTTCCGTGTCCGTCGCCTGATACCACCGGTAGCCCATCTTCAGACCCTCGGTGTATCGGACCACACGCTGCGGTTCACCTGGAATGGGATCGCGCCCGTAGCCGCCGGGCGTACCCGTCTGCTCCTCGGACCCCGGGTACTGCTCGTTGCGCTGATAGGCAGCCTCGCGATCGGTCTTGCCGATCGTCATGGGCAGCTTGCCGGAGAAGTTGGTCGCGCCGAAGATCGCGTCGGCGACAACGTTGCCGTCCTCCTGACCGGGGAACCACGCCTCCATCAGGGTGTGAGCGTCGTCGACCCATGGCATGTTCACCTGGCCCTCGGTCTTGATCACCACAACGGTGTTCGGGTTCGCCGCGAGGATCCGCGGGATCAGTTGTTGCTGGTTGGTCCCGTTGACCGACGGCAGGTCCAGATCGGCCACCTCGTTCGGAGCACCGGACGCGTTACCGCCGGGGTTCTCCTCTTGCAGGTTGCCGTTCTTGTCCCATGTCTCGCGCGGAGTATCGCCGATCATCAAGACGGTGGCATCGGAGTCGGCCGCCAGCGCGTCGGCATCCGCGATCGTGTCACCGTCGTTGTATGTCACGGTGGCATTGCTGCCCGCGTCCTCGAGTGCGTTCTCCAAGCCTTCCTGCGGAGTGACCTGGTACGGCTCGACGACACTGACATTGGCCAGTCGGTTTCCGCTGCGCGGCGGCAGAGCCGCCTCGCCGGCGAACCAGTCGGCACCGATCAGCGCGATCGACTCGACCGCGTTCGGGTTGAGCGGCAACAGATCCTGGTCGTTCTTCAGCAGCACCAGGCTCTCCGCTGCGGCCTCCTTGGACAGCTGGGCGTGCTCGCCCTCCGGCGTCAGGTTGATCTGGTCCCACCCGAACTTGTCGTGCGGATCATCGAAGTCGCCGAACTCGAACATCTTGATGTATCGGGGGCGCAGCAGATCGTCAATGCTTCCCTCACTGATCTCGCCCGAGACGATGGCGGCCTTGATGAGCTCGGGCGTGTACCACTCAGGCGTCTCGTCGAGCTCAACGTCCACGCCTGCCAGCACCGACGGCACCGTGCTCTGTTGCGCACGGCGGTCCGAGAACACGTACCCGTCGAATCCCCAGTTCTGCCGCAGCGTCTGCTGCAGCAATGGCGAGCTGTCGCAGTTGTAACTGAAGTTGACGTGCGGGTACGCGCACATCACCGATGCCGGGTCGGCATCGGTGACGGCCATCTCGAACGGCAACAGATAGAGCTCGTGCATGGCCCGCGACGGCACTCGGTTCGCCGACGTCCAGCGCTCGAACTGATACTCCGATTCGTTGGCCACAAAGTGCTTGATCGTGGCCTGGCTGACACCACTTGCTTGAATACCCTTGACGATCTCCGATGCCATAGCGCCGGTCAGGTAGGGATCCTCACTGAAGTACTCCTGGTTTCGGCCGCCGTACGGCGTCCTGATCAGGTTCATACCCGGGCCCCAGAGGACATGATGCGCCCAGGCCCGTAGTATTGGACGGATACTCAGGCACCAACCACGCTTGGTGTCGTGTAGTCAGGTACTAGCGCGACGCTAACACCGACCACGGATTGTGGCGACTCGAAGACGGGGGTGCGCCAACTAGGAGAGTGCGCTGCCCTGCTTGAACTCCTGGTACGACTGGTCCCAGTCCGTCCAGCCGTTGCCCTGCTCGAGCGTTCGCGGGCTGTTGATGAACTTGACCGGGTCTCCGATGCTCGACTTGTTGTACAGCCAGAGCGCATCGGAGGTGCTCAGACCCACGCAGCCGTGGCTCACGTTGGCGGCACCCTGCGAGCCGACCGACCAGGGCGCCGCATGGATGAACTCGCCGGTCGACGTCACGCGCATGGCGTACTGCACGTCGGGGATGTTGTAGTACTCGGGATCGTCCTCATCGATGCCCGTCGTCGCAGCGTCCATCCGCTTGACGTCGTGCTTCTCCATGATCACCTTGGTGCCGCCGCGAGTCTCGAAGCCGGCCTTGCCGGTGGTGATGGGCAGCGTACGGGCGACCTTGCCGTTGACCTTGACGGTCATCTCGTGGCCCCGGACGTTGACAACGCTCTCGACGGCGTCGCCGACGGTGAAGGAAGCCGAGTTGTTCTCCTGGCCCCAGAGGTTCGGGCCGGCCTTCACGCTGTTGACGTTCGCGTCGACGGTGACTTCGGTGCCCGAGGGCCAGTACTCCTTCGGCCGGAAGTGCACCTCGGTATCGCTGAGCCAACTCCAGGTGCCCTCGACCTTCGGCTTGGACTCGACCTCGAGGTTGCGCTCGATCGCGGCCTTGTTGGTCACCGGGATGTCGAAGTTGACGATGATCGGCATGGCGACGCCGACCTCTGCTCCGTCCAGTGGCGCGATGCTGGCGTACGTCTGCTGGTCAAGGGTGAGGTCCTGGGTGGTGAAGGACGAACGCTCGGTGACAGCGTCGCCGTCGGCGTTCTGGCCCTGCATCACGACGCGGTACTTCTTACCCGGCTCGAGCGATCCGGTGGCCTTCCAGGCGGTCTTCTTGCCGTTCAGCTCGCCGTCGACCTGGTTCTTCGGCACGTCTCGCCCGCTGAACACACTGACCTTGTCGATCGAACCTCCGGCCGCCGAGACCGAGACCGTCTTGTCGACCGCGACGTTCGCCGCACCATCCTTGATGCTGGCGGTCAACTTGACGGGATCCGCCGCCTCATCGTCTTGCTCAGACGCGGCCGGCGACGCATCGTCACCGTCGTCACCGGTTACGGGGTTGCCGCTACAAGCACTGAGGGTGAAGACAGCGGTGGCAGCCGCAACCGCGGCAGCGGTCGCCAGGAGGCGACGGCGCGACTTGATACTCGACATACAGGTGAGTCCCGGATTCGATTCGCGGTAGAGAACGGTTCAGGCTACAGCGTAGCAAGCCAGACCGGTCAATCCAGGCGCGCCGCGGCTCGATGTGACGCGATAGTCGTCAGTGAGCGTGTACTCCGCGGTAGTACTCGAACACAAAACCACAGACAGTGACGATGCCGACGATCGACCCGATGATGAACAGCCACCAGCCGATGACCACGCCGAGTACGATCACCGACGCCGCCAAGGCGCAGAACAACGGCCACCAGCTGTACGGCGGGAAGAAGCCCTGCTCCCCCGCACCTTCGACGATCTCGGCGTGCTCACGGTCTTCGGGCCGGTCGTCGATCTGCTTCGCGACGACGGCGAAGTAGAAGGTCATCAACGCGGCGAGCAGCGTGGTCATCACCAACGCGCTCGTCCCGGTGGGGTCCTCGCTCATGAACCAGTAGATCGGCGAGACGAGCGCGAAGAAGATGGCGCAGAACCCGATGATCCAGGCTTCAAACCTCACTTGTCGTCCTCCGTGCTCGAGGTTTCGTCACGCTGCGTGTCGGTGTCGATGACGTCATCACGGCCGGCGGTGTTCGGCGCGTCGATCGGGCCCTCGTCGTCGATCAGATCGAGTGCCGCCACCTCGGGGTGGTGCAGGTCGAACGCGGGGCTGTCGGAACGGATACGTGGCAGGGAGGCGAAGTTGTGTCGCGGCGGCGGGGACGACGTCGCCCACTCCAACGACCGGCCCCAACCCCACGGATCATCGCATTCGACCTTCGGTGCCCGACGCGACTTCCACACATTCCAGATGAACGGCAATGTCGACGCACCCAGCAGGAACGCACCGATCGTCGACACCTGGTTCAAAACCGTGAACCCATCGGCGCTGCTGTAGTCGGCGTACCGACGCGGCATCCCCTCGATACCGAGCCAATGCTGCACCAAGAACGTCAAATGGAACCCGATGAACAACAACCAGAAATGCATCTTGCCCAGACGCTCGTCGAGCATCCGCCCCGTCCACTTCGGCCACCAGTAGTAGAACCCCGCAAACATCGCGAACACCACCGTGCCGAACACCACGTAATGGAAATGCGCCACCACGAAGTAGGAATCGGATACCTGGAAGTCCAGCGGCGGCGAAGCCAAAATGACACCGGTCAAGCCGCCGAACAGGAACGTCGTCAAGAATCCCAACGAGAAGATCAACGGCGTATCGAAACTCAACGACCCGCCCCACATGGTGCCGATCCAGTTGAAGAACTTCACGCCTGTCGGCACCGCGATCAAGAACGTCATGAAGGAGAAGAACGCGAGGTCGACCGCCCCTGTGACGAACATGTGGTGCGCCCACACGGCAATCGAGAGGACCGCGATGCCGAGTGTGGCGGCGACCAAGCCGATGTAGCCGAACACCGGCTTACGGCTGAAGACCGGCAGCACCTCGGTCACGATGCCGAAGAACGGCAACGCGATGATGTAGACCTCCGGATGGCCGAAGAACCAGAACAGGTGCTGCCACAGAATCGCACCACCGTTGGCCGCATCGAACACGTTCGCGCCCAGCGCCCGATCGGCCTCCAGCATCAACAACGCACCCGCAAGAATCGGGAACGCGATCAACACCAACAGACTCGTCACCAAGATGTTCCAGGTGAAGATCGGCATCCGGAACATCGTCATACCCGGCGCGCGCATCGTGACGATCGTCGTCACGAAGTTCACCGCACCCAGAATCGTGCCCAGACCGGCGAGGTACAGGCCCATCACCCACAGGTCACCGCCGATTCCCGGCGAATGAACCGCATTCGACAGGGGCGCGTAGCCGAACCAGCCGAAGCTCGCCGCTCCACCCGGTGAGATGAACCCAGACGCCGTGATCAGACCACCGAACAGGAACAACCAGTAGCTGAACATGTTCAACCGCGGGAACGCGACATCCGGTGCACCGATCTGCAACGGCATGATCCAGTTCGCGAAACCGACGAACAACGGCGTCGCGAACAACAGCAACATGATCGTGCCGTGCATCGTGAACAACTGGTTGTACGTCTCATCACTGACGATCTGCGTACCCGGAGCACCCAACTCCGCACGCATCAACAACGCCAGAATGCCGCCGAAGATGAAGAACCCGAACGACGTCGCCAAATACAACGTACCGATCATCTTGTGATCAGTCGTCGTGATGACCCTGACGATCCTCTTGCCGAGCGTGTTCGGCCGCGGGGTCACAGTGGTGCTTGTGCCCGGGATGTCGGTGGCGGTCATGAGGCCTCCTCCTCGGCTTCTTCAAGGCCCTTGACGGTGGAGCCATCGGCGCCGCCCATCGGCGCGCCGACGTTGCCCTCGGCCTCCAGGTCGCGCAGATGCTCGTCGTACTCCTCGGGCGACACGATGTGCACGTTGAAGAGCATCCTCGAGTGGTACATGCCGCACAGCTCCGCGCAGCGTCCGGTGAAGGTGCCCTCGGTGTCGGGCGTCACCTGGAAGGAGTTCTCCTCGCCGGGTACGACATCGAGCTTGCGGTAGAACTCAGGGATCCAGAACGAGTGGATGACATCGGGTGAGCGCAGCTCGAACCGCACCGACTCGCCGACCGGCAGATACAGATCTGCGATGTCGTCCGGCGAACCGTCGTCGAAGACGTCCTTGCCGTTGACGGCGTCCTCACCCATGTAGTCGAAGGTCCAGGCCCATTTCTGGCCGACAACGGTGATCACGTGGTCGGGGTTCTCCGACTCTTCGTTGATGTCGTTTTGAACCTCGACGGTGTGGAAGAAGAACGCGGCGACGGCGATCACCGGCGCGACCGTGTAGAGCATCTCGATCGGCAGGTGGTAGCGCATCTGGACCGGTACGTAGTTCTCAGAGCGGAGCCGGTAGCGGACCATCGACCACACGATCAGTCCGAACACCAGCAGGAACGTCACACCGACTGCGATCCAGGCACCGAGCCACAGCCCGAACAGCTGCTCGCCGTCGGTGCTCGCCGACTTCGGAAGTGCCATCCGCAGCCACTCGTTGTCGCTGTCCTTGGAACAGCTCGCGAGGAAGACGGCCAGCGGCAGGAGAGCGGCAGACCGCAGGACGCGCGTCGTGCGCGACGGTCGACGCCGACCGGCAGCGCGAACCGCGTCGTTCTGGGGGAGTTCGGGACCCACGAGGCGCCTTTCTTGCATCACTACAGCGATGGCGATTTCAGTCCGCACCATACTCCAATCGCCACCGCGATCTTGGTCTGGGTACGGTCGTCGCGTGGCTCGGGCCCCGCCACAACCTCACCACAATGAGGTGGACTCCACGGCCAACGCGTTCGACGTAGCAGTGCGGTCGGTTCGGTGTAGAGGTTCTAGCGTGTCGGGAGCGCCAGACACGACCGGATCTCGTCGGCGGCGTCGGCTCCGTACGCCGTCTCGACGCGGCCGAAGAACCCGTGCGCCGACAAGGTGTACTCCTGGGTTCCGGTGGTCTCCACCACGCTCGCAGCGATGGTGCAGCCGACCTCGCACGCACGCTGGGGGCCGAGGCCCGCACCGACGGCTGCGAGATAACCCGCGCGGAAGCTGTCGCCGACTCCCGTCGGCTCGATGGCGTTGACCGCGGCGATGGCCGGGACGACGATGTCGGACTCCCCCTCCTGCTCGACGCGCGCACCCGCGGCGCCGAGAGTGACGACGCGCGTACCGACGCGTTTGAGGATCTCATCGCGTCCCCAACCGGTCTTCTGCTCGATCAGGGCGGCCTCGTACTCGTTGCTGAAGAGGTACGTCGCGCCGTCGATGAGCCGGCGGATGACGTCGCCGCCGGCCCACGCGAGCTGCTGCGACGGATCGGCGGCGAAGGCAAAGCCACGAGCCCGGCAGTCGTCGGTGT
The sequence above is drawn from the Nocardioidaceae bacterium SCSIO 66511 genome and encodes:
- a CDS encoding S8 family serine peptidase, encoding MAHRYRRIRRLGYTFISALLLFPLLVLTPMAASASPPASDKAPIAKSVRTALADDGRAPMVIEFEQTADLSAAASLDNWNRRGAAVVKALRTTARTSQHDVAADLQARGVAFDSYWVNNTIIVKGGTTKLANAAAADSNVKAIRSPEVVRLPKPTPAKAKAQVQSVEWGIANIKADQVWDTYGDRGEGIVVASIDSGVQYDHPALVEKYRGNLGGGEFDHSYNFFDPSQVCEGEEPCDLNGHGTHTMGTMVGGDGGENQIGVAPNATWIAAMGCESRTCSEAALSASAQWVLAPTDLNNENPDPAKRPNLVNNSWGGPGGDEWYRDYVTSWIAAGMFPVFSNGNEGSACETTGSPGDYVESYSVGNYDIDGNISSTSSRGAAPDGETKPNISAPGTNVRSSVPGDVYDSYSGTSMAAPHLSGSVALLWSAAPALVGDIDATRALLDDTARDKADDQCGGTEDDNNVYGEGQLDALALIDQAPVGEAGTLTGTVTDGASGDPLADATVSASDDSSTRTVTTDDDGTYSIRLSEGTYNVSASLFGYGTSELSDVAIVGGETTTTDIALDPAESASLSGTVRDDSGHGWPLYAKLSVKDTPVTAYSNPETGRYDLDLPKGGTYTVEVDPVLDGYPNLTEELTIGDDTAHQFAMKVDPACTAPGYEPAYDGLHETFDDPAGPDGWTVTSAVEDGATWAFDDPGGRGNLTGGEDGFAIVDSDLAGSGTSQDTTLTSPAIDLSGHENPVLSFATDFYQLGDDNVADVEVSVDGGQTWSNVWSKAEPVRGPDTELVELPDAAGKSAVQVRFHYVGSYDWWWQVDDVLVGTARCEPVRGGLVLGNVTNTFDGKPVNDATVTSDDAPTDTATTVATPDDDQVADGFYYLFSSVTGSHPFTATSGEYAPSTSTVKVQPDYTRRADFALGAGHLSVTPKQLKGSARLGTSVKRKLKLTNDGDQPVKYELTERDNGFEILGVDGDRDTKREIAVMRGAPLRRVPADVSKLANGASKRTGTAAGVHDEPWLDLPNLPTTLMDNVAGYQDGKVYTFGGTPDGTGAVADSYVYDPTAKSWDSIAPMPQARQMPASAFIGGNYVVTGGWGEGGDPVADTAIYDPSTDSWSQGAPNPDPWAASGTAVLDGVLYAVGGCADTCGSSTVMAYDAAADSWTQLPDYPESTAWIACGGVAGKVICAGGTSSSSESTSTYAYSPSTKEWTRQADLPADMWASSYAAVGGQLIVSGGAVQGSSAITNESYAYQPDTDEWVTMPRSNNALYRGAGTCGFFKIGGSLGNFDSTDLAEELPGYTDCGKPADVGWLKEKPRQGTVAAGESVTVTVTLDADQVTQPGTYRANLGIVENTPFTVAPAKVRLTATPPPSWGKLLGVVRTKPCEGKGGPLVGATVDISRGQRSWTFTTGDDGKYALWLKAPKKALEVIAAKDGFRPKHRSVRVRAGKRTTANFRLPQRGC
- a CDS encoding glycoside hydrolase family 3 C-terminal domain-containing protein, which codes for MNLIRTPYGGRNQEYFSEDPYLTGAMASEIVKGIQASGVSQATIKHFVANESEYQFERWTSANRVPSRAMHELYLLPFEMAVTDADPASVMCAYPHVNFSYNCDSSPLLQQTLRQNWGFDGYVFSDRRAQQSTVPSVLAGVDVELDETPEWYTPELIKAAIVSGEISEGSIDDLLRPRYIKMFEFGDFDDPHDKFGWDQINLTPEGEHAQLSKEAAAESLVLLKNDQDLLPLNPNAVESIALIGADWFAGEAALPPRSGNRLANVSVVEPYQVTPQEGLENALEDAGSNATVTYNDGDTIADADALAADSDATVLMIGDTPRETWDKNGNLQEENPGGNASGAPNEVADLDLPSVNGTNQQQLIPRILAANPNTVVVIKTEGQVNMPWVDDAHTLMEAWFPGQEDGNVVADAIFGATNFSGKLPMTIGKTDREAAYQRNEQYPGSEEQTGTPGGYGRDPIPGEPQRVVRYTEGLKMGYRWYQATDTEPLFPFGFGLSYTTYEYSDLSASTVKGANSHPALRVRYTVTNTGDMAGKEASQVYLTLPKSAHEPSKRLVGFEKTALDPGESKRVSVTLDPSSSNHPFSYFVPDDADDLTKWADGEWALPDGDFTVSVGGSSADTPLNSTVEMNFSNRAATAKNVKAKTKANTSKVIKLKANDPDGDALAYTYGKRHGNTVTPLGDGSAVRFMPKRNFTGKTSFEYTVDDNHGGTATGKVTVRVTKAKAKITKVKVTPNRITPNTRATVSLRVTSGGGVAAKGKVVARDGKRKVGGAKLKANGSAKIKLKRLGQGKHKIKLVYQGSSSTKGATKTTTIRVRR
- a CDS encoding Ig-like domain-containing protein, producing the protein MSSIKSRRRLLATAAAVAAATAVFTLSACSGNPVTGDDGDDASPAASEQDDEAADPVKLTASIKDGAANVAVDKTVSVSAAGGSIDKVSVFSGRDVPKNQVDGELNGKKTAWKATGSLEPGKKYRVVMQGQNADGDAVTERSSFTTQDLTLDQQTYASIAPLDGAEVGVAMPIIVNFDIPVTNKAAIERNLEVESKPKVEGTWSWLSDTEVHFRPKEYWPSGTEVTVDANVNSVKAGPNLWGQENNSASFTVGDAVESVVNVRGHEMTVKVNGKVARTLPITTGKAGFETRGGTKVIMEKHDVKRMDAATTGIDEDDPEYYNIPDVQYAMRVTSTGEFIHAAPWSVGSQGAANVSHGCVGLSTSDALWLYNKSSIGDPVKFINSPRTLEQGNGWTDWDQSYQEFKQGSALS
- a CDS encoding cytochrome c oxidase subunit 4; this translates as MRFEAWIIGFCAIFFALVSPIYWFMSEDPTGTSALVMTTLLAALMTFYFAVVAKQIDDRPEDREHAEIVEGAGEQGFFPPYSWWPLFCALAASVIVLGVVIGWWLFIIGSIVGIVTVCGFVFEYYRGVHAH
- the ctaD gene encoding cytochrome c oxidase subunit I, coding for MTATDIPGTSTTVTPRPNTLGKRIVRVITTTDHKMIGTLYLATSFGFFIFGGILALLMRAELGAPGTQIVSDETYNQLFTMHGTIMLLLFATPLFVGFANWIMPLQIGAPDVAFPRLNMFSYWLFLFGGLITASGFISPGGAASFGWFGYAPLSNAVHSPGIGGDLWVMGLYLAGLGTILGAVNFVTTIVTMRAPGMTMFRMPIFTWNILVTSLLVLIAFPILAGALLMLEADRALGANVFDAANGGAILWQHLFWFFGHPEVYIIALPFFGIVTEVLPVFSRKPVFGYIGLVAATLGIAVLSIAVWAHHMFVTGAVDLAFFSFMTFLIAVPTGVKFFNWIGTMWGGSLSFDTPLIFSLGFLTTFLFGGLTGVILASPPLDFQVSDSYFVVAHFHYVVFGTVVFAMFAGFYYWWPKWTGRMLDERLGKMHFWLLFIGFHLTFLVQHWLGIEGMPRRYADYSSADGFTVLNQVSTIGAFLLGASTLPFIWNVWKSRRAPKVECDDPWGWGRSLEWATSSPPPRHNFASLPRIRSDSPAFDLHHPEVAALDLIDDEGPIDAPNTAGRDDVIDTDTQRDETSSTEDDK
- the coxB gene encoding cytochrome c oxidase subunit II; protein product: MGPELPQNDAVRAAGRRRPSRTTRVLRSAALLPLAVFLASCSKDSDNEWLRMALPKSASTDGEQLFGLWLGAWIAVGVTFLLVFGLIVWSMVRYRLRSENYVPVQMRYHLPIEMLYTVAPVIAVAAFFFHTVEVQNDINEESENPDHVITVVGQKWAWTFDYMGEDAVNGKDVFDDGSPDDIADLYLPVGESVRFELRSPDVIHSFWIPEFYRKLDVVPGEENSFQVTPDTEGTFTGRCAELCGMYHSRMLFNVHIVSPEEYDEHLRDLEAEGNVGAPMGGADGSTVKGLEEAEEEAS
- a CDS encoding carbohydrate kinase family protein, which codes for MPILVTGSIATDHLMSFPGKFKDSLVVDQLDKISLSFLVDDLEIRRGGCAANIAFGLAVLGQRPLLAGAVGEDFRDYRAWLERHGVDCSPIYVSETKHTARFVCTTDESMAQIATFYSGAMSEAREIELGPIADKHGVPDVVVIGPNDPEAMLRYTDDCRARGFAFAADPSQQLAWAGGDVIRRLIDGATYLFSNEYEAALIEQKTGWGRDEILKRVGTRVVTLGAAGARVEQEGESDIVVPAIAAVNAIEPTGVGDSFRAGYLAAVGAGLGPQRACEVGCTIAASVVETTGTQEYTLSAHGFFGRVETAYGADAADEIRSCLALPTR